In Toxoplasma gondii ME49 chromosome X, whole genome shotgun sequence, a single genomic region encodes these proteins:
- a CDS encoding hypothetical protein (encoded by transcript TGME49_214070), translating to MRSSGCKTHRSGRVQDKKGLFFDRCLCSDSAPAFGSGMLVVAALVDLVGNGQRDQQLAVAGRHLEGPQVAQDTSTASVFEQRKDTGHETGSFGALTETGAPSPALCLIGFSLRLTAVCRLADSRSRATRVWLVKVAGVSEKAAYLL from the coding sequence ATGCGAAGCAGTGGTTGCAAGACACACAGATCCGGCCGAGTCCAAGATAAAAAAGGATTATTTTTTGACAGGTGTCTTTGCTCGGATTCCGCTCCTGCCTTCGGGTCTGGTATGCTCGTTGTCGCCGCTCTCGTGGATCTTGTCGGCAACGGTCAACGAGACCAGCAGCTAGCAGTTGCGGGCAGACATTTAGAGGGGCCGCAGGTAGCGCAAGACACAAGCACAGCTAGCGTCTtcgagcagagaaaagacacaggCCACGAAACGGGTTCTTTCGGGGCCCTGACCGAAACCGGTGCCCCGAGTCCAGCGCTGTGCCTGATTGGTTTTTCGCTTCGGCTAACTGCCGTTTGCAGACTCGCAGACAGCCGGTCTAGGGCGACCCGCGTGTGGCTTGTCAAGGTCGCTGGTGTTTCAGAGAAAGCAGCGTATTTGCTGTAG